The Thermodesulfobacteriota bacterium genome includes a window with the following:
- a CDS encoding methyltransferase domain-containing protein, translating into MPFSSVGAISPEAYDTWYQTQRGRWIGNAEYRLLVRLLAPQTGETLLDAGCGTGYFTRRFAEGLSGRVVGLDPSAFWTSFARSHAGSRESYVRGVAEALPFADGSFDFTVSVAALCFAEDARKAASEIVRVTRRRFAVGLLNRQSLLYRRKGKDGGSGSYRGAVWHRPREAKGLFRGLLATDLSVRTAVFLPSGNPWARGAERLLPSFLPWGGLLVVSGRGGSRDG; encoded by the coding sequence GTGCCGTTCTCTTCGGTAGGCGCGATCTCGCCGGAGGCGTACGACACCTGGTACCAGACCCAGCGAGGCCGGTGGATCGGTAACGCCGAGTACCGCCTCCTGGTGCGCCTCCTCGCGCCCCAGACCGGCGAGACCCTGCTCGACGCGGGGTGCGGCACCGGGTACTTCACCCGCCGTTTCGCCGAGGGCTTGAGCGGCCGGGTGGTGGGGTTGGACCCGAGCGCTTTCTGGACGTCCTTCGCGCGAAGCCACGCAGGCAGTCGCGAGAGCTACGTTCGGGGTGTGGCGGAGGCGCTACCCTTTGCCGATGGCTCCTTCGATTTCACGGTCTCGGTCGCAGCCCTTTGTTTCGCCGAGGACGCTCGCAAAGCCGCGAGCGAAATCGTTCGGGTCACCCGACGGCGGTTTGCCGTCGGCCTCCTCAACCGGCAAAGCCTCCTCTATCGGCGGAAGGGAAAGGACGGCGGGTCCGGGAGCTACCGAGGGGCGGTCTGGCACCGGCCCCGGGAGGCGAAGGGCCTCTTCCGGGGACTGCTTGCCACCGACCTAAGCGTGCGCACGGCGGTCTTCCTCCCCTCGGGCAACCCCTGGGCGAGAGGTGCAGAGCGGCTGCTCCCCTCCTTCCTCCCGTGGGGTGGTCTCCTCGTCGTCTCCGGCCGCGGGGGGTCGCGTGATGGATGA